In Nocardioides daphniae, the DNA window GATGGGCGTGACTACCTCAGCAGTCTCCCTGGACTCATCCAGCGTGGTTGGTGGGAGCGCAGCCTCGGCGCGGGCAGGCAAGAGTTTCCTCCTGTCTCCGACATCGACTGCACCGGGGGGGACGGTCTCGGTCAAGGGAAAGGTGCCCGGCAAGGTCAAGCGGCCGGTGATCGTGCGGGTCGCTTTGGGCAAGAAGTGGACCACGGCTGCGAAGGCCAAGACCACCAAAAAGGGCACCTACAAGGTGTCGTTCGCTGCCCCTGCCAAGGCCGGGGTGGAGGGTCGGCATCACCGCGCCGAAGACGAAGGTCAGGGGCAAGCGGTACAAGAAGTTCACCACCAAGACCCGGACCCTCACCGTCACCACGCCCCCCACGCCGACTCCGCCGCCGACGCCCACCCCGACGCCCACGCCGCCCCCGATGCCGGACACCACGCCTCCGCCTGTGCCGGCGTCTCTCGATGCGTCTGCGGGTGACACCTCGGTGCATCTGACGTGGGCGGCGGTGAGTGCGGCCGACTTGGCTGGTTACAACGTGTATCGGGCGACGTGGTCGGATGGTCCGTGGACCAAGCTCACGGGCTCGACCATAAGCGCCAGGTCGTACGACGCGACGAATCTCACCAACGGGTCGACCTACTTCTTCGCCGTGACGTCGGTAGACACCACGGGCAACGAGTCAGCGAAGTCCACAGCGGCCAGCGCGACGCCTGCCGCCGCAGATGACACAAGGCCGCCACCCGTCCCGAGGGACCTCGATACGACACCGGGCGACACCTCGGTGCATCTGGCCTGGGCGGCGGTGAGTGCGGCCGACTTGGAAGGTTACAACGTCTATCGGGCGACGTCGTCGGGTGGCCCGTGGACAAAGTTGACGGGTTCGCCGATCAGTGCGAATTCGTATGAGGCTACGGAGCTGACGAACGGGACGACCTACCACTTCGCCGTGACATCGGTGGACAACGCTGGCAACGAGTCGGCGAAATCCGCTTCCGCCACAGGTTTGCCGACGGCAACCCGCCCAGGGGTCTCAGAACACTGCGGCCAGCTTGGCGGCGATCAGACCTGGTCGCAAGACGGAGGCGTCCACCGATTGACCTGCGACGTCGTAGTTCCCGCCGGAGCCACCCTGACCATATCTGCCAAGACGATCATCAAGGCCGACGCCAACACGCGTCTGTACATCCAAGGCTCGTTGGTGGCGGTGGGTGCCGAGAATGCGCCGGTGGTGTTCACCACGACTCTGGATGACTCGGTGGGGGTCGATCTCAGCGGGAATTCTCCCGAGGCGCCAACCCCGTCGTCTTGGGGTGGCATCCACGTGGCCGATAGCGCGTCGGCGACCTTGGAGCGAGTCGAGGTGCGGTATGCCGATCGTCTGTACGTCAACGGTGGCAGCTTTCAGCTGGTTGATTCGCTGGCGTCGACCCGGGCCGGGTTGGATGTGACTGTGGGGTCTGCTGACCTGCGAGTATCGGGCTCGGCGGTGAGCGCGGTGAACCGCGGCACGGCCATCGCGGTATCGCGGGGATACACCGGCACCGACGTTGGTGATGTGGTGGTTTCAAACAACGAGCTGGTGGGCGGCCTCTACTACTACTCCGCGAATGAAACTTCTGCCGCAACGGCAGATCTTCGAAACAACCAGGTATCGGGTGCGGCGCGGCCGTTCCAGTTCTGGGATAAGAAGTTACGACCTACGTCGTGGACTGGTAGCTCATTCACTGACGCGACGTATCCGGCGTTTTATGTGGCCGGCGAACTGGTTGAGGACTGGCGAATCTCGGCGGAAGGGCCTACGTACACCGTGGGCATTACGACCTCCGGGAGCGGGGGTGACGGTCTATCCGTGCCGTCTGGCCGGTCTCTGAAGTTGGATCAGGGCGTCGTCTTGAAGTTCCACCGGGCTTATAACAACTACGCAAACCTGCACATCCAAGGCTCGTTGGTGGCGGTGGGTGCCGAGAATGCGCCGGTGGTGTTCACCACGACTCTGGATGACTCGGTGGGGGTCGATCTCAGCGGGAATTCTCCCGAGGCGCCAACCCCGTCGTCTTGGGGTGGCATCCACGTGGCCGATAGCGCGTCGGCGACCTTGGAGCGAGTCGAGGTGCGGTATGCCGATCGTCTGTACGTCAACGGTGGCAGCTTTCAGCTGGTTGATTCGCTGGCGTCGACCCGGGCCGGGTTGGATGTGACTGTGGGGTCTGCTGACCTGCGAGTATCGGGCTCGGCGGTGAGCGCGGTGAACCGCGGCACGGCCATCGCGGTATCGCGGGGATACACCGGCACCGACGTTGGTGATGTGGTGGTTTCAAACAACGAGCTGGTGGGCGGCCTCTACTACTACTCCGCGAATGAAACTTCTGCCGCAACGGCAGATCTTCGAAACAACCAGGTATCGGGTGCGGCGCGGCCGTTCCAGTTCTGGGATAAGAAGTTACGACCTACGTCGTGGACTGGTAGCTCATTCACTGACGCGACGTATCCGGCGTTTTATGTGGCGGCGAACTGGTTGAGGACTGGCGAATCTCGGCGGAAGGGCCTACGTACACCGTGGGCATTACGACCTCCGGGAGCGGGGGTGACGGTCTTTCCGTGCCGTCTGGCCGGTCTCTGAAGTTAGATCAGGGCGTCGTCTTGAAGTTCCACCGGGCTTATAACAACTACGCAAACCTGCACATCCAAGGCTCGCTGGTGGCGGTGGGTGCCGAGAATGCGCCGGTGGTGTTCACCACGACTCTGGATGACTCGGTGGGGGTCGATCTCAGCGGGAATTCTCCCCAGGTGCCAGGCCCGTCCGCTTGGGGTGGCCTCTACGTGGCCGACGGCGGGGAAGCTGTCCTTCGGGACACGACGATCACGTACGCCGCCACGGGTCTGCACACAAGTTCCGACGGCAACGCCGAGATTCACGGCGCAATTCTCAACAGCTCAAGCGGGCTCGTTGCTCATGGCTTCACCGATGCCACAGACGTGGACTGGGGATCCGCAAGCGGTCCGTCGCCGTTCGGGACAGGCACATCGGTCTCTGGGACCGGGGCTGTCGTCTTTCCGTGGCGCGGCTACGTAGCTCCGCCACGACCGCCCGCAGCGCCGGCGCAGCCAGCACCAGCCGACAATGGGTGCAAACAACTAGTGATCTACGGGCTCCGGGGCTCCGGCGAATTGCCACAGGGCCCGAACGAGACGACCTTGCCGACCTTCGGTTCCGACACGTCTGGATTCGGCCTCGACAACCTTGTGATTGCGGGCGCCATACGTGACCGAGTGCTTGAGCTCAAGCCGTCCGCCACGACCAAGTTCGTCGCGATTCAATACCTGGCCCTTCCGGTCCCCTACCTCGAGCCCCGAGTGTCCGGCGAGGAGTTCATCGACAGCATCTGGCAGGGAGTGGACAAGTTGCTCGCAGCGATGCGTGCCGAGTCAGCACTCTGCCCAAGCTCCCAGTTCGCGCTCGTGGGCTACTCACAGGGGGCGTTATCGATCAACATAGCCCTGCGGAACATGGACTCGTCTGAGAGGAGCCGGATTGGTGGAATCGCGCTGCTAGCTGATCCCGGCAAGCTAGCGAATCCCACCGAGACACTCTGGGAAGGTGCATATACCCCTGCGGTCGACGGAGTGCGCGACAAACCGGGCGCGTATGTTGCGCTCAATTTCGCTGGTCATGGCCCGATACCGTCCGACGTGAGTGGACGCACGATCTCCATGTGCCACCAGCGAGACATCGTCTGCGCTCCAAAATGGAACGCCAGGATCGCCTT includes these proteins:
- a CDS encoding fibronectin type III domain-containing protein — encoded protein: MSAADLAGYNVYRATWSDGPWTKLTGSTISARSYDATNLTNGSTYFFAVTSVDTTGNESAKSTAASATPAAADDTRPPPVPRDLDTTPGDTSVHLAWAAVSAADLEGYNVYRATSSGGPWTKLTGSPISANSYEATELTNGTTYHFAVTSVDNAGNESAKSASATGLPTATRPGVSEHCGQLGGDQTWSQDGGVHRLTCDVVVPAGATLTISAKTIIKADANTRLYIQGSLVAVGAENAPVVFTTTLDDSVGVDLSGNSPEAPTPSSWGGIHVADSASATLERVEVRYADRLYVNGGSFQLVDSLASTRAGLDVTVGSADLRVSGSAVSAVNRGTAIAVSRGYTGTDVGDVVVSNNELVGGLYYYSANETSAATADLRNNQVSGAARPFQFWDKKLRPTSWTGSSFTDATYPAFYVAGELVEDWRISAEGPTYTVGITTSGSGGDGLSVPSGRSLKLDQGVVLKFHRAYNNYANLHIQGSLVAVGAENAPVVFTTTLDDSVGVDLSGNSPEAPTPSSWGGIHVADSASATLERVEVRYADRLYVNGGSFQLVDSLASTRAGLDVTVGSADLRVSGSAVSAVNRGTAIAVSRGYTGTDVGDVVVSNNELVGGLYYYSANETSAATADLRNNQVSGAARPFQFWDKKLRPTSWTGSSFTDATYPAFYVAANWLRTGESRRKGLRTPWALRPPGAGVTVFPCRLAGL
- a CDS encoding cutinase family protein, producing MKFHRAYNNYANLHIQGSLVAVGAENAPVVFTTTLDDSVGVDLSGNSPQVPGPSAWGGLYVADGGEAVLRDTTITYAATGLHTSSDGNAEIHGAILNSSSGLVAHGFTDATDVDWGSASGPSPFGTGTSVSGTGAVVFPWRGYVAPPRPPAAPAQPAPADNGCKQLVIYGLRGSGELPQGPNETTLPTFGSDTSGFGLDNLVIAGAIRDRVLELKPSATTKFVAIQYLALPVPYLEPRVSGEEFIDSIWQGVDKLLAAMRAESALCPSSQFALVGYSQGALSINIALRNMDSSERSRIGGIALLADPGKLANPTETLWEGAYTPAVDGVRDKPGAYVALNFAGHGPIPSDVSGRTISMCHQRDIVCAPKWNARIAFHENYTYEEDQAMGVFVGTRAAALLP